In the Alligator mississippiensis isolate rAllMis1 chromosome 7, rAllMis1, whole genome shotgun sequence genome, one interval contains:
- the KCTD9 gene encoding BTB/POZ domain-containing protein KCTD9, whose amino-acid sequence MRRVTLFVNGSPRNGKVVAVYGTLSDLLSVASNKLGIKATSVYNGKGGLIDDIALIRDDDVLFVCEGGPFIDPQTDAKPHEERTGAHTDWLTLNVGGRYFTTTRSTLVNKEPESMLAHMFRDKDAWGNKKDHRGAFLIDRSPEYFEPILNYLRHGQLIVNDGINLLGVLEEARFFGIDSLIEHLEVAIKNSQPAEDHSPISRKEFVRFLLATPTKSELRCQGLNFSGADLSRLDLRYINFKMANLSRCNLAHANLCCANLERADLSGSVLDCANLQGVKMLCSNAEGASLKGCNFEDPSGLKANLEGANLKGVDMEGSQMTGINLRVATLKNAKLKNCNLRGATLAGTDLENCDLSGCDLQEANLRGSNVKGAIFEEMLTPLHMSQSVR is encoded by the exons GTTGTGGCTGTTTATGGGACTTTATCAGACTTGCTGTCTGTGGCGAGTAATAAACTTGGAATTAAAGCAACCAGTGTGTACAATGGAAAAGGTGGACTCATTGATGACATCGCTTTGATTAG GGATGATGacgttttgtttgtttgtgaagGGGGACCATTTATTG ATCCTCAGACAGATGCAAAACCTCACGAAGAACGAACAGGAGCACACACAGATTGGTTAACGTTAAATGTCGGAGGGCGATATTTTACAACCACACG GAGCACTTTAGTTAATAAAGAACCTGAAAGTATGCTGGCCCATATGTTTAGAGATAAAG ATGCCTGGGGAAATAAGAAGGATCACAGAGGAGCATTCCTAATTGACCGCAGTCCAGAGTATTTTGAACCAATTCTGAACTATTTGCGTCATGGACAGCTCATTGTAAATGATGGCATTAATTTACTAG GTGTTTTGGAAGAAGCCAGGTTTTTTGGTATTGATTCACTGATTGAACATCTAGAAGTAGCTATTAAG AATTCACAGCCAGCAGAGGACCATTCTCCTATATCACGAAAGGAATTTGTCCGGTTTTTGCTGGCAACCCCAACCAAGTCTGAGCTGCGTTGTCAG GGTCTAAATTTCAGTGGAGCAGATCTTTCCCGTCTAGATCTTCGGTACATAAATTTCAAGATGGCTAACTTAAGCCGCTGCAACCTAGCACATGCCAACCTATGCTGCGCAAATCTGGAGCGAGCTGACCTCTCTGGATCAGTGCTTGAT TGTGCAAACCTTCAAGGTGTAAAGATGCTTTGTTCCAATGCAGAAGGAGCATCACTAAAAGGATGCAACTTTGAAGATCCTTCAGGCCTTAAAGCTAACCTGGAAG GTGCTAACCTGAAAGGTGTGGACATGGAAGGAAGCCAGATGACAGGAATTAATTTAAGAGTAGCAACGCTGAAAAATGCAAAGCTAAAAAACTGTAACCTCCGAGGAGCAACTCTGGCAGGAACTGACTTGGAG AATTGTGATCTTTCAGGGTGTGATCTACAAGAAGCTAACTTGAGAGGATCTAACGTAAAAGGAGCTATCTTTGAAGAGATGCTGACACCTTTACATATGTCTCAGAGTGTCAGATAG